In the genome of Gammaproteobacteria bacterium, one region contains:
- a CDS encoding DUF484 family protein translates to MTTSSSDTETTLPAPETHSSVAEYLRKHRDFFVEHPELLSDLMIPHPTGPAVSLVEKQVELLRDENRELKARFRELVGIARDNEELARRLHRLTLKLVEAESIDQALDVLYRDLRADFAADRVLVQLFASAISGVARAEFVGRGAPQRQAFIDALIERRPQCGRLQKHQYKIVFDADTAEAKGSAAVLPLSGKTWDGVLVIASHDTRRYHPEMGIDLLAHVGDVVSLILQPWIASYASPPAPGD, encoded by the coding sequence ATGACCACATCATCTTCTGACACGGAAACGACGCTCCCGGCGCCGGAGACTCACAGCTCGGTCGCGGAGTATCTGCGCAAGCACCGGGATTTTTTCGTGGAACACCCGGAACTGTTAAGCGATCTGATGATCCCGCATCCCACGGGCCCGGCCGTGTCGCTGGTGGAGAAACAGGTCGAGTTGCTGCGCGATGAAAACCGCGAACTCAAGGCCCGCTTCCGCGAACTGGTCGGGATCGCCCGGGACAATGAGGAACTGGCGCGCCGCCTGCACCGGCTGACGCTGAAGCTGGTCGAGGCCGAATCCATCGATCAAGCGCTGGACGTGCTTTACCGGGATTTGCGCGCCGATTTCGCCGCCGATCGCGTATTGGTGCAATTATTCGCCTCGGCCATTTCCGGCGTGGCGCGCGCCGAATTTGTCGGCCGCGGCGCGCCGCAGCGGCAGGCGTTCATCGATGCGCTGATCGAACGGCGGCCGCAATGCGGCCGCCTGCAAAAGCATCAGTACAAAATCGTGTTCGATGCCGACACCGCGGAAGCGAAAGGATCGGCCGCCGTGCTGCCGCTATCCGGCAAGACCTGGGATGGTGTGTTGGTGATTGCCAGCCACGACACGCGCCGCTATCACCCGGAGATGGGCATCGATCTCCTGGCGCACGTCGGCGATGTCGTCAGCCTGATCCTGCAACCCTGGATAGCGTCCTACGCCTCGCCGCCGGCGCCGGGGGACTGA